From Sphingopyxis sp. MWB1, a single genomic window includes:
- the gp17 gene encoding tail completion protein gp17: MMAAEQAVRARALALLRADAALGARVHGVFDGTPPRATPPYVAVEEAEGQDWGVKDRAGREVRLTLALVGVGPVDVDGAAARIEALVPMLRGAAGDWTIAGARVVRTRFAFVRDNGRGQARGESGWRHIWVVRCRCLAG, encoded by the coding sequence ATGATGGCGGCCGAACAGGCGGTGCGCGCGCGGGCGCTGGCGCTGCTGCGCGCCGATGCAGCGTTGGGCGCGCGGGTGCACGGCGTGTTCGACGGAACGCCGCCGCGCGCGACGCCCCCCTATGTCGCCGTCGAAGAGGCGGAGGGGCAGGATTGGGGGGTCAAGGATCGCGCCGGGCGCGAGGTGCGGCTGACGCTCGCGCTGGTCGGGGTCGGGCCGGTGGACGTGGATGGCGCGGCGGCACGGATCGAGGCGCTGGTGCCTATGCTGCGCGGCGCTGCCGGGGACTGGACGATTGCGGGGGCGCGGGTGGTGCGGACGCGCTTTGCCTTTGTGCGCGATAACGGGCGGGGGCAGGCGCGCGGTGAGAGCGGCTGGCGGCATATTTGGGTGGTGCGCTGTCGCTGTCTGGCGGGGTAG
- a CDS encoding phage major tail protein, TP901-1 family, with translation MSVENGSAFLLRIGDGAMPVAYQTVAGLRTTQMSVNGEAVNVTTKDSGGWRELLSGAGVRSVSVSAAGIFTGSAAEVRLRGHALAGTIDDYELSFESGERMQGRFLLTRLDYSGDYNGERQYVLNLESSGPVVSL, from the coding sequence ATGAGCGTCGAAAATGGGAGCGCTTTTCTGCTCAGGATCGGCGATGGCGCGATGCCCGTCGCTTATCAGACGGTTGCAGGGCTGCGGACCACGCAAATGTCGGTGAATGGCGAGGCGGTGAATGTCACCACCAAGGATTCGGGTGGCTGGCGCGAATTGCTGTCGGGCGCGGGGGTGCGATCGGTCTCGGTCAGCGCGGCGGGGATTTTTACCGGGTCGGCGGCGGAGGTGCGGCTGCGCGGTCATGCGCTGGCGGGCACGATCGACGATTATGAGCTCAGCTTTGAAAGCGGCGAGCGGATGCAGGGGCGCTTTCTGCTCACCCGGCTCGACTATTCGGGCGATTATAATGGCGAGCGCCAATATGTGCTGAACCTGGAGTCGAGCGGGCCGGTGGTGAGCCTGTGA
- a CDS encoding GTA-gp10 family protein, whose product MSAAAEGLGAANALRGEAEYRVGGAMLRLRPSFAALVAAEAELGPLFALVERAAEGRLTLNEMAALFWHCAAERPEGLNRAALGEALVAGGLSAATPVLRILLGQILQGR is encoded by the coding sequence GTGAGCGCGGCGGCGGAAGGGCTAGGCGCGGCTAATGCGCTGCGCGGTGAGGCCGAATATCGCGTCGGCGGAGCGATGCTGCGGCTGCGACCGAGTTTTGCGGCGCTGGTGGCGGCGGAGGCCGAGCTGGGGCCGCTGTTTGCGCTGGTCGAGCGGGCCGCCGAGGGGCGGCTGACCCTTAACGAGATGGCGGCGCTGTTCTGGCATTGTGCGGCGGAGCGGCCCGAGGGGCTGAACCGCGCGGCGCTGGGCGAGGCGCTGGTCGCGGGCGGGCTGAGCGCGGCGACCCCGGTGCTGCGGATATTGCTTGGCCAGATTTTGCAGGGACGCTGA
- a CDS encoding phage tail assembly chaperone, translating to MAALEGDGEGARIADSARRLVGLMARLAGWRPDELWAATPADVAAVLAGWRGDGEAADGAGIDRTALAAMMEQYPDG from the coding sequence ATGGCCGCGCTGGAGGGCGACGGCGAAGGCGCGCGGATCGCCGATAGCGCGCGGCGGCTCGTCGGGCTGATGGCGCGGCTGGCGGGCTGGCGGCCCGATGAGCTGTGGGCCGCAACCCCCGCCGATGTCGCCGCCGTGCTGGCGGGGTGGCGCGGGGACGGCGAGGCGGCGGACGGGGCGGGTATCGACCGGACCGCGCTCGCCGCGATGATGGAGCAATATCCCGATGGATGA